A window of Candidatus Zixiibacteriota bacterium genomic DNA:
GCGAACCGCCATACAATACCGGCGTGCCGGGGTTGGATAATTGGCTTATAGCTAAACCGCTTAAGGTTTCGGCTGTATGCTGGACAAGCGACCCGACCAGCGTAACCGGCGCCATAAACCCCGAAAGCGGCATCGAGATATATTCTACTGGTATCGAATATTTTGCGCAGTCAACAAGATTTTGCGAGGTAACATCACTCCATTTGATTGGCGAGGTTGGACAGCATGAAAATATTGTCAACGGCTTAGCAGCTAAATTTTCCTTAGACCCGCGAACCGCCAGTTGAAGGTCTTTCATAATCTCAAACGCCTCGATAGTAAACGTTCCGGTTACTACCGGCTTTTCGCAAAACATCAGGCTGAGATAAAGCCTGTAACTATCGGAGATATTTTCATGCACATCGCCGGGAACCATCGCCGTTGACTGCGAGGCGATATGGTTCATACCGCGCATTAATTTAACATAGTGCGCATAATCTAATGATGATGGTCTATGTATTTTATTTGTATCATAATCAAGGATGTTTATAGCGGCGGAGCCAGGCGTAAAATTAACATTGAAACCCGAAAGGTCAACCGCCTCATTGCCAAGCGAGTCATACAGCTTAAATGATGCAGGAGCGGCTTTTAAGCTTTTGTCAATGATATCCTGAGTGAAATATACATGATTTTTATCCATGTCAACTTTAGCGCCATGGTCTGACAGCATAGACAACACGCCTTGGTTATGTATCGCAACGCCAAGTTTGCAGATAATCTCCCTGCCCTCCGAAACAATTTTT
This region includes:
- a CDS encoding trimethylamine methyltransferase family protein, with product MRPAIKFLSDELIEKIVSEGREIICKLGVAIHNQGVLSMLSDHGAKVDMDKNHVYFTQDIIDKSLKAAPASFKLYDSLGNEAVDLSGFNVNFTPGSAAINILDYDTNKIHRPSSLDYAHYVKLMRGMNHIASQSTAMVPGDVHENISDSYRLYLSLMFCEKPVVTGTFTIEAFEIMKDLQLAVRGSKENLAAKPLTIFSCCPTSPIKWSDVTSQNLVDCAKYSIPVEYISMPLSGFMAPVTLVGSLVQHTAETLSGLAISQLSNPGTPVLYGGSPAIFDVRYETTPMGAIGTMMMDCAYNEIGKYLGLPTQAYIGLSDAKLLDAQAGLESSMGATLAALAGINNISGPGMLDFESCFSLEKLVLDNEICGMTRRMLEGIEPKEDFPSLPRFEELLKEGHLLISDHTRRYLKEEIYFPGQVIDRANSSRWQEEGSLSLQKRAHREVEKIVNAYEPVRLSDDIKSEITKLMKAEARRFGMDNLPKMD